A window of the Helianthus annuus cultivar XRQ/B chromosome 4, HanXRQr2.0-SUNRISE, whole genome shotgun sequence genome harbors these coding sequences:
- the LOC110935778 gene encoding disease resistance protein RPV1, with the protein MPLMPSSSTSFIKESYQYDVFLSFSGEDTRKNFVDHLYDALQQQGIHTFKDDERLRKGKSINDQLLKSIEESKLFIIVFSKKYASSSWCLNELVKIMECQKSNEQIAYPVFYDVDPSEVRKQRGPVGEALAKYTIKETRIWRQALTEASNLSGWDLKNIANGHEAKVIKLIVEQISLELRSISVNLDDKLVGMEPRLQDLQSSLDASSDDVRMIGIKGMGGAGKTTLAKATFDRISIHFEAKSFVENVREVSKSSLSGLLSLQRKILSDLLKGQGNNVSSVHDGTNMMKTKLRGIKVLVVLDDVDHKDQLDALAGDLYWFKPGSRIIITTRDEQVLIAHRVKWIHDANLLSNTEAIDLFTRQAFGKHIPTKEYEKQSLQVVHYAAGLPLTIKVLGSFLCGKDIREWKDALKRLETIPLKETLEKLELSYESLEEDYKEIFLDMACLLKGWNKDDAINLLESCGFHPRNGLKVLEQRSLITSINIAERSYLGMHDHIEEMGKNIVRRLHPDEPNKHSRMWIQEEIEDVLGNDLGTEATRCMKLILTSEIKLKGLRNMKKLRWLIIDARGNHEFGDNNEDCQYFPDSLRYLLWYNYKHWCLPKTFGANNLVKLEMRESGLKQLWEGGKVTKKLESIVLYFPRLLETLDLRLTPNLVRLDLRGCYRLEDIRVPVGGLKRLVYLHLQGCDRLKSFSFIKELKSLEVLNLNELYLRKFTDIIPSYSYLLSLIGNLHNLVCLSFNGCRKLKSLSGRICSLQNLRELWLHGCGIKELPEDIGQLEWLEKLDLSYSKVKHLPDSICKLKKLETLILDCCEVHQLPDDFGQMESLIILSLRNTYVRYLPSNMCKLKHLKVLDLSECYRLEKLPEDLGDLECLEELNLSLTSISHLPHSISLLKHLKVLDLYGCCKLKKLPENLEGTLISHRPRNISLLKGLSIFGYGESLDADAILFQLQLPMIDAPERKNTNIEATTCDTDSSHSPIFDRSVHRLHRSRSLP; encoded by the exons ATGCCTTTAATGCCATCTTCTTCAACATCATTCATTAAGGAGAGCTATCAGTATGATGTGTTTTTGAGTTTCAGCGGTGAAGACACACGTAAGAACTTTGTTGATCACCTTTATGATGCTCTTCAGCAACAAGGTATTCACACTTTCAAGGATGACGAGAGACTTAGAAAAGGAAAAAGCATCAACGACCAGCTTTTGAAGTCTATTGAAGAGTCGAAGTTATTCATCATAGTTTTCTCAAAGAAATATGCATCTTCGTCTTGGTGCTTAAACGAACTTGTAAAGATTATGGAGTGCCAAAAGTCGAATGAGCAAATTGCTTATCCTGTTTTCTATGATGTGGATCCCTCTGAAGTTCGTAAACAACGTGGTCCAGTTGGAGAAGCCCTTGCCAAATATACCATCAAAGAGACCAGGATATGGAGACAAGCTCTCACAGAAGCCTCCAATCTGTCCGGGTGGGATTTGAAGAACATTGCTAATGG TCATGAAGCCAAAGTGATCAAATTAATTGTTGAACAAATTTCGCTAGAGCTACGGTCCATTAGTGTGAACCTTGATGATAAGTTAGTAGGCATGGAGCCGCGGCTACAAGATCTTCAAAGTTCTTTAGATGCCAGTTCGGACGATGTTCGCATGATAGGGATCAAGGGAATGGGAGGCGCTGGAAAGACTACACTAGCCAAAGCTACTTTTGATAGAATATCAATTCACTTTGAAGCTAAAAGCTTTGTTGAGAATGTGAGGGAAGTTTCAAAATCATCGTTGTCCGGTTTGTTGTCATTGCAAAGAAAGATCCTTTCAGATTTGTTAAAGGGTCAAGGAAACAACGTAAGTAGTGTCCATGATGGAACAAACATGATGAAAACAAAGTTGCGTGGAATAAAGGTTCTTGTGGTTTTAGATGACGTGGATCACAAAGATCAACTTGATGCGTTAGCGGGTGATCTTTATTGGTTCAAGCCCGGAAGTAGAATTATCATTACAACAAGAGATGAGCAAGTATTGATAGCACATAGAGTGAAATGGATTCATGATGCCAATCTATTATCAAATACGGAAGCGATTGACCTCTTTACTAGGCAAGCATTTGGGAAACATATTCCAACAAAAGAGTATGAAAAACAATCACTACAAGTTGTACATTATGCTGCTGGTCTTCCATTAACAATTAAAGTTTTGGGTTCATTCCTGTGTGGTAAAGACATACGTGAATGGAAGGATGCATTAAAAAGGCTAGAGACCATTCCGTTGAAGGAAACCCTTGAAAAATTGGAACTAAGTTATGAAAGTTTAGAGGAAGATTATAAGGAAATATTCCTAGATATGGCATGCTTACTCAAGGGGTGGAATAAAGATGATGCAATAAATTTACTAGAAAGTTGTGGATTTCATCCTAGAAATGGTTTAAAAGTTCTTGAGCAGAGATCTCTTATAACTTCTATTAATATTGCTGAGCGTTCATACCTTGGTATGCATGATCATATAGAAGAAATGGGCAAGAATATTGTACGTCGTTTGCACCCAGATGAACCCAACAAACATAGCCGTATGTGGATTCAGGAGGAAATTGAAGATGTATTGGGTAATGACTTG GGTACTGAAGCGACAAGATGTATGAAGCTAATACTCACCAGTGAGATTAAGTTGAAAGGCCTTAGAAACATGAAGAAACTTAGGTGGCTTATCATAGATGCTAGAGGTAACCATGAGTTTGGAGATAACAATGAGGATTGTCAATACTTCCCGGATTCATTACGATACTTGTTGTGGTATAACTACAAACATTGGTGTTTACCCAAAACATTTGGTGCAAATAATCTTGTAAAGCTTGAGATGCGAGAAAGCGGCTTGAAACAACTTTGGGAAGGGGGAAAG GTTACAAAGAAGCTCGAATCCATTGTACTATACTTTCCAAGGCTCTTGGAGACCCTTGACCTTCGGTTGACCCCAAATCTTGTGCGGCTAGATCTTCGTGGTTGTTATCGTTTGGAAGACATTCGTGTGCCTGTTGGAGGTTTAAAAAGGCTAGTGTACCTACACCTCCAAGGTTGTGACAGGTTAAAATCTTTTTCATTTATCAAGGAGTTGAAATCACTTGAGGTTCTTAATCTAAATGAGTTATATCTAAGGAAGTTCACGGATATAATCCCAAGCTACTCATACCTACTTTCATTAATTGGAAATCTTCATAACCTTGTTTGCCTAAGTTTCAATGGTTGTCGCAAGCTCAAGAGTCTTTCAGGAAGGATATGTAGTTTACAAAATTTAAGAGAACTTTGGCTTCATGGATGTGGTATAAAGGAATTGCCGGAGGACATAGGCCAGTTGGAATGGTTAGAAAAACTGGATTTATCATACTCAAAAGTTAAACATCTCCCTGATAGCATTTGTAAGTTGAAAAAACTTGAAACTCTCATTCTAGACTGCTGTGAAGTTCATCAGTTACCCGACGATTTTGGCCAAATGGAATCATTAATTATACTAAGCCTACGTAATACCTATGTAAGATACCTTCCATCCAACATGTGTAAGTTAAAACATCTCAAAGTGCTTGACCTTTCTGAGTGTTATAGACTTGAGAAATTACCGGAGGACCTAGGAGACTTAGAATGTTTGGAAGAGTTAAATCTAAGTCTTACATCTATAAGTCATCTTCCACATAGCATTTCTTTGTTAAAACATCTCAAAGTGCTTGATCTTTATGGATGTTGTAAACTCAAGAAACTACCGGAGAACCTAGAGGGTACTTTGATAAGTCATCGTCCAAGAAACATTTCTTTGTTGAAAGGTCTTAGCATTTTTGGATATGGAGAATCGCTTGATGCAGATGCAATTCTATTTCAATTACAATTACCAATGATAGATGCTCCTGAAAGGAAAAACACCAATATTGAAGCAACAACATGTGACACAG ATTCATCGCATTCACCTATCTTTGATCGATCAGTTCATCGCCTTCATAGATCGCGTTCGCTACCCTGA